In Syngnathus typhle isolate RoL2023-S1 ecotype Sweden linkage group LG14, RoL_Styp_1.0, whole genome shotgun sequence, one genomic interval encodes:
- the bmb gene encoding protein brambleberry isoform X3 — MTVAGMGHLLSYRNCLLLLCIFSNWIPATTGLFEWLRQTEHPPAETAPPPPSADAILAKEAQFEMSTADERFLSEAKQMELSPLDSCHHKVVAQLKVSCEGLSEEELAKLGVTLFNCQAQIEGRTTYPCTQHMSIKECTAAMDPDTWNAYHIVSNRARAVCYASRQQLFRLRAEHTINMLISTAASQLAAMEDLKDGQLELRELTAASLDRLLKGHGELQTQQVKLHKGQSQMQSDLRDNLQRLAQEKALIASGQELVARLIREITDRMALVRENVQMQGSQVQDRHRAVVQDLEHVRHQAQDIQQKLDDSVSEFVQYRERTLRYYADVMSKLERTNISLGVVLRFLDETRGHIEQRLDTIRGYLDWAGFSVTAMWTCVTHAGYFLLFAVLQSFLCCPVFSRAALLLTVPLNAAAEVNGQPALDPASLGFLMVMLWLGHWFVSQLRVQFPSRGRASAAFPFETVEPRGSCDTYPQSSTPHKKEYCCSGQNQLLKQETGDLAAAAGSSHRKLAASGPAHHCLPPFLAHPVLSAGLIDDIPCRKPFDSLNDSHLTNDSRSASPLPSMSTSSLLGRPFCKSITKARKVCKKRAVFGQDYCRIHQDKLDFSSLIN; from the exons ATGACTG TTGCAGGCATGGGTCACCTCTTGTCCTACCGCAATTGCCTCCTGCTGCTCTGCATCTTTTCCAACTGGATACCAGCAACCACCGGGCTCTTTGAATGGCTGAGGCAGACTGAGCATCCTCCAGCAGAAACagcgcctcctcctccatctgcaGATGCCATTCTAGCAAAGGAAGCACAGTTTGAAATGTCAACCGCTGATGAGAGGTTCCTGTCTGAGGCCAAGCAGATGGAGCTCAGTCCTCTAGACAGCTGCCACCACAAG GTGGTTGCTCAGTTAAAAGTGAGCTGTGAAGGTCTCTCAGAAGAGGAACTGGCGAAACTGGGTGTCACATTGTTCAACTGCCAGGCACAGATTGAAGGGCGCACAACGTATCCATGTACACAACACATG AGCATAAAGGAATGCACAGCAGCGATGGACCCGGACACGTGGAACGCCTATCACATTGTGAGCAACAGGGCTCGCGCCGTGTGCTACGCGAGTCGCCAGCAACTCTTTCGGCTCAGGGCAGAGCACACCATAAACATGCTCATCTCCACAGCTGCCAGCCAACTAGCTGCAATGGAAGACCTCAAG gatggccAATTGGAGCTAAGAGAGCTGACTGCAGCGTCACTGGACCGGCTCCTGAAGGGCCACGGTGAGCTCCAGACTCAGCAGGTCAAGCTGCATAAAGGCCAGAGTCAAATGCAAAGTGACCTGAGAGACAACCTGCAGCGTCTGGCTCAGGAGAAAGCCCTCATTGCCTCAGGACAAGAACTGGTGGCCCGGCTCATCCGGGAAATTACCGATCGAATGG CGCTTGTTCGTGAGAATGTGCAGATGCAAGGCTCCCAAGTGCAGGACAGACACAGAGCCGTCGTTCAAGATCTGGAGCACGTCAGACACCAAGCTCAGGACATTCAGCAAAAACTAG ACGACAGCGTGTCAGAATTTGTCCAGTACCGAGAGCGGACTTTGCGCTACTACGCCGATGTCATGAGCAAACTGGAAAGGACGAACATCAGTCTGGGTGTGGTGCTGCGCTTCTTGGACGAAACGCGGGGCCACATAGAACAACGGCTCGACACCATTCGAGGTTACCTCGATTGGGCAG GTTTCAGTGTCACCGCCATGTGGACGTGCGTCACACACGCCGGCTATTTCCTGCTGTTTGCTGTCCTCCAGTCGTTCCTGTGTTGTCCGGTCTTCTCTCGGGCCGCGTTGCTGCTTACTGTGCCCTTGAACGCAGCGGCTGAGGTCAACGGGCAGCCAGCGCTGGATCCGGCGAGTCTTGGCTTCCTGATGGTCATGCTTTGGCTTG GACACTGGTTTGTCAGCCAGTTACGGGTTCAATTTCCGAGCAGAGGCAGAGCGTCTGCTGCATTCCCATTTGAAACGGTGGAGCCACGAGGATCCTGCGACACATACCCGCAATCCTCAACACCACACAA GAAAGAGTACTGTTGCAGTGGACAGAACCAGCTGCTGAAGCAAGAAACCG GTGATCTTGCTGCAGCTGCGGGATCTTCCCACAGGAAACTGGCAGCAAGTGGACCAGCGCATCACTGCCTTCCTCCTTTTCTAGCCCACCCTGTTCTTTCAGCA GGTTTGATTGACGATATTCCTTGCAGAAAGCCTTTTGACTCTTTGAATGACTCTCACTTGACGAATGACTCAAGAAGCGCATCTCCCTTGCCATCAATGAGCACCAG CTCTCTATTAGGGCGTCCGTTCTGCAAGTCGATCACCAAAGCAAGGAAGGTGTGCAAAAAGAGAGCGGTGTTTGGACAAGATTACTGCAGAATCCATCAAGACAAACTCGACTTCTCTTCACTCATCAACTAA
- the bmb gene encoding protein brambleberry isoform X1, which yields MTVAGMGHLLSYRNCLLLLCIFSNWIPATTGLFEWLRQTEHPPAETAPPPPSADAILAKEAQFEMSTADERFLSEAKQMELSPLDSCHHKVVAQLKVSCEGLSEEELAKLGVTLFNCQAQIEGRTTYPCTQHMSIKECTAAMDPDTWNAYHIVSNRARAVCYASRQQLFRLRAEHTINMLISTAASQLAAMEDLKDGQLELRELTAASLDRLLKGHGELQTQQVKLHKGQSQMQSDLRDNLQRLAQEKALIASGQELVARLIREITDRMALVRENVQMQGSQVQDRHRAVVQDLEHVRHQAQDIQQKLDDSVSEFVQYRERTLRYYADVMSKLERTNISLGVVLRFLDETRGHIEQRLDTIRGYLDWAGELHLLIRSSPLLEVAFVAFPGFSVTAMWTCVTHAGYFLLFAVLQSFLCCPVFSRAALLLTVPLNAAAEVNGQPALDPASLGFLMVMLWLGHWFVSQLRVQFPSRGRASAAFPFETVEPRGSCDTYPQSSTPHKKEYCCSGQNQLLKQETGDLAAAAGSSHRKLAASGPAHHCLPPFLAHPVLSAGLIDDIPCRKPFDSLNDSHLTNDSRSASPLPSMSTSSLLGRPFCKSITKARKVCKKRAVFGQDYCRIHQDKLDFSSLIN from the exons ATGACTG TTGCAGGCATGGGTCACCTCTTGTCCTACCGCAATTGCCTCCTGCTGCTCTGCATCTTTTCCAACTGGATACCAGCAACCACCGGGCTCTTTGAATGGCTGAGGCAGACTGAGCATCCTCCAGCAGAAACagcgcctcctcctccatctgcaGATGCCATTCTAGCAAAGGAAGCACAGTTTGAAATGTCAACCGCTGATGAGAGGTTCCTGTCTGAGGCCAAGCAGATGGAGCTCAGTCCTCTAGACAGCTGCCACCACAAG GTGGTTGCTCAGTTAAAAGTGAGCTGTGAAGGTCTCTCAGAAGAGGAACTGGCGAAACTGGGTGTCACATTGTTCAACTGCCAGGCACAGATTGAAGGGCGCACAACGTATCCATGTACACAACACATG AGCATAAAGGAATGCACAGCAGCGATGGACCCGGACACGTGGAACGCCTATCACATTGTGAGCAACAGGGCTCGCGCCGTGTGCTACGCGAGTCGCCAGCAACTCTTTCGGCTCAGGGCAGAGCACACCATAAACATGCTCATCTCCACAGCTGCCAGCCAACTAGCTGCAATGGAAGACCTCAAG gatggccAATTGGAGCTAAGAGAGCTGACTGCAGCGTCACTGGACCGGCTCCTGAAGGGCCACGGTGAGCTCCAGACTCAGCAGGTCAAGCTGCATAAAGGCCAGAGTCAAATGCAAAGTGACCTGAGAGACAACCTGCAGCGTCTGGCTCAGGAGAAAGCCCTCATTGCCTCAGGACAAGAACTGGTGGCCCGGCTCATCCGGGAAATTACCGATCGAATGG CGCTTGTTCGTGAGAATGTGCAGATGCAAGGCTCCCAAGTGCAGGACAGACACAGAGCCGTCGTTCAAGATCTGGAGCACGTCAGACACCAAGCTCAGGACATTCAGCAAAAACTAG ACGACAGCGTGTCAGAATTTGTCCAGTACCGAGAGCGGACTTTGCGCTACTACGCCGATGTCATGAGCAAACTGGAAAGGACGAACATCAGTCTGGGTGTGGTGCTGCGCTTCTTGGACGAAACGCGGGGCCACATAGAACAACGGCTCGACACCATTCGAGGTTACCTCGATTGGGCAGGTGAGTTACACTTGCTGATCAGGTCGTCTCCCCTTCTCGAAGTGGCATTTGTTGCCTTTCCAGGTTTCAGTGTCACCGCCATGTGGACGTGCGTCACACACGCCGGCTATTTCCTGCTGTTTGCTGTCCTCCAGTCGTTCCTGTGTTGTCCGGTCTTCTCTCGGGCCGCGTTGCTGCTTACTGTGCCCTTGAACGCAGCGGCTGAGGTCAACGGGCAGCCAGCGCTGGATCCGGCGAGTCTTGGCTTCCTGATGGTCATGCTTTGGCTTG GACACTGGTTTGTCAGCCAGTTACGGGTTCAATTTCCGAGCAGAGGCAGAGCGTCTGCTGCATTCCCATTTGAAACGGTGGAGCCACGAGGATCCTGCGACACATACCCGCAATCCTCAACACCACACAA GAAAGAGTACTGTTGCAGTGGACAGAACCAGCTGCTGAAGCAAGAAACCG GTGATCTTGCTGCAGCTGCGGGATCTTCCCACAGGAAACTGGCAGCAAGTGGACCAGCGCATCACTGCCTTCCTCCTTTTCTAGCCCACCCTGTTCTTTCAGCA GGTTTGATTGACGATATTCCTTGCAGAAAGCCTTTTGACTCTTTGAATGACTCTCACTTGACGAATGACTCAAGAAGCGCATCTCCCTTGCCATCAATGAGCACCAG CTCTCTATTAGGGCGTCCGTTCTGCAAGTCGATCACCAAAGCAAGGAAGGTGTGCAAAAAGAGAGCGGTGTTTGGACAAGATTACTGCAGAATCCATCAAGACAAACTCGACTTCTCTTCACTCATCAACTAA
- the bmb gene encoding protein brambleberry isoform X2 — protein sequence MGHLLSYRNCLLLLCIFSNWIPATTGLFEWLRQTEHPPAETAPPPPSADAILAKEAQFEMSTADERFLSEAKQMELSPLDSCHHKVVAQLKVSCEGLSEEELAKLGVTLFNCQAQIEGRTTYPCTQHMSIKECTAAMDPDTWNAYHIVSNRARAVCYASRQQLFRLRAEHTINMLISTAASQLAAMEDLKDGQLELRELTAASLDRLLKGHGELQTQQVKLHKGQSQMQSDLRDNLQRLAQEKALIASGQELVARLIREITDRMALVRENVQMQGSQVQDRHRAVVQDLEHVRHQAQDIQQKLDDSVSEFVQYRERTLRYYADVMSKLERTNISLGVVLRFLDETRGHIEQRLDTIRGYLDWAGELHLLIRSSPLLEVAFVAFPGFSVTAMWTCVTHAGYFLLFAVLQSFLCCPVFSRAALLLTVPLNAAAEVNGQPALDPASLGFLMVMLWLGHWFVSQLRVQFPSRGRASAAFPFETVEPRGSCDTYPQSSTPHKKEYCCSGQNQLLKQETGDLAAAAGSSHRKLAASGPAHHCLPPFLAHPVLSAGLIDDIPCRKPFDSLNDSHLTNDSRSASPLPSMSTSSLLGRPFCKSITKARKVCKKRAVFGQDYCRIHQDKLDFSSLIN from the exons ATGGGTCACCTCTTGTCCTACCGCAATTGCCTCCTGCTGCTCTGCATCTTTTCCAACTGGATACCAGCAACCACCGGGCTCTTTGAATGGCTGAGGCAGACTGAGCATCCTCCAGCAGAAACagcgcctcctcctccatctgcaGATGCCATTCTAGCAAAGGAAGCACAGTTTGAAATGTCAACCGCTGATGAGAGGTTCCTGTCTGAGGCCAAGCAGATGGAGCTCAGTCCTCTAGACAGCTGCCACCACAAG GTGGTTGCTCAGTTAAAAGTGAGCTGTGAAGGTCTCTCAGAAGAGGAACTGGCGAAACTGGGTGTCACATTGTTCAACTGCCAGGCACAGATTGAAGGGCGCACAACGTATCCATGTACACAACACATG AGCATAAAGGAATGCACAGCAGCGATGGACCCGGACACGTGGAACGCCTATCACATTGTGAGCAACAGGGCTCGCGCCGTGTGCTACGCGAGTCGCCAGCAACTCTTTCGGCTCAGGGCAGAGCACACCATAAACATGCTCATCTCCACAGCTGCCAGCCAACTAGCTGCAATGGAAGACCTCAAG gatggccAATTGGAGCTAAGAGAGCTGACTGCAGCGTCACTGGACCGGCTCCTGAAGGGCCACGGTGAGCTCCAGACTCAGCAGGTCAAGCTGCATAAAGGCCAGAGTCAAATGCAAAGTGACCTGAGAGACAACCTGCAGCGTCTGGCTCAGGAGAAAGCCCTCATTGCCTCAGGACAAGAACTGGTGGCCCGGCTCATCCGGGAAATTACCGATCGAATGG CGCTTGTTCGTGAGAATGTGCAGATGCAAGGCTCCCAAGTGCAGGACAGACACAGAGCCGTCGTTCAAGATCTGGAGCACGTCAGACACCAAGCTCAGGACATTCAGCAAAAACTAG ACGACAGCGTGTCAGAATTTGTCCAGTACCGAGAGCGGACTTTGCGCTACTACGCCGATGTCATGAGCAAACTGGAAAGGACGAACATCAGTCTGGGTGTGGTGCTGCGCTTCTTGGACGAAACGCGGGGCCACATAGAACAACGGCTCGACACCATTCGAGGTTACCTCGATTGGGCAGGTGAGTTACACTTGCTGATCAGGTCGTCTCCCCTTCTCGAAGTGGCATTTGTTGCCTTTCCAGGTTTCAGTGTCACCGCCATGTGGACGTGCGTCACACACGCCGGCTATTTCCTGCTGTTTGCTGTCCTCCAGTCGTTCCTGTGTTGTCCGGTCTTCTCTCGGGCCGCGTTGCTGCTTACTGTGCCCTTGAACGCAGCGGCTGAGGTCAACGGGCAGCCAGCGCTGGATCCGGCGAGTCTTGGCTTCCTGATGGTCATGCTTTGGCTTG GACACTGGTTTGTCAGCCAGTTACGGGTTCAATTTCCGAGCAGAGGCAGAGCGTCTGCTGCATTCCCATTTGAAACGGTGGAGCCACGAGGATCCTGCGACACATACCCGCAATCCTCAACACCACACAA GAAAGAGTACTGTTGCAGTGGACAGAACCAGCTGCTGAAGCAAGAAACCG GTGATCTTGCTGCAGCTGCGGGATCTTCCCACAGGAAACTGGCAGCAAGTGGACCAGCGCATCACTGCCTTCCTCCTTTTCTAGCCCACCCTGTTCTTTCAGCA GGTTTGATTGACGATATTCCTTGCAGAAAGCCTTTTGACTCTTTGAATGACTCTCACTTGACGAATGACTCAAGAAGCGCATCTCCCTTGCCATCAATGAGCACCAG CTCTCTATTAGGGCGTCCGTTCTGCAAGTCGATCACCAAAGCAAGGAAGGTGTGCAAAAAGAGAGCGGTGTTTGGACAAGATTACTGCAGAATCCATCAAGACAAACTCGACTTCTCTTCACTCATCAACTAA
- the LOC133167519 gene encoding GDP-L-fucose synthase-like isoform X2, whose amino-acid sequence MKVLVTGGSGLVGMAIQHVVKEEGAGYEGEEWIFLSSKDADLTSMQETQEVFRKHQPTHVIHLAAMVGGLFKNLKRNLDFWRNNIHINDNVLQAAHEVGVLKVVSCLSTCIFPDKTAYPINETMIHNGPPHESNFGYAYAKRMLDVHNRAYFQQHGRCYTAVIPTNVFGPHDNFSIEDGHVLPGLIHKTYIAKKENKPLVVWGSGTPKRQFIYSLDLARLFLWVLREYPEVDPIILSVGEEDEVSIKEAADTVVQALDFKGQVVYDRSKSDGQFRKTASNAKLCGYLPHFHFTPFKQALKETCDWFVTHYDTARK is encoded by the exons ATGAAGGTGTTGGTGACTGGAGGCTCCGGCTTGGTGGGGATGGCCATACAACATGTGGTGAAAGAGGAAGGGGCAGGCTACGAAGGTGAAGAGTGGATCTTCCTCTCCTCCAAAGATGCCGACCTCAC GAGCATGCAAGAGACGCAGGAAGTGTTCAGGAAACACCAGCCCACCCATGTTATCCACCTGGCCGCCATGGTGGGGGGCCTTTTCAAAAACTTGAAGCGTAACCTGGACTTTTGG AGGAATAACATCCACATCAATGACAATGTGCTGCAGGCCGCACATGAAGTAGGTGTGCTTAAGGTCGTCTCCTGTCTGTCCACCTGCATATTTCCTGATAAGACCGCATATCCCATCAATGAGACTATG ATCCATAATGGCCCACCTCACGAGTCCAACTTTGGCTATGCCTATGCAAAAAGAATGTTAGATGTCCACAACAG GGCCTACTTCCAGCAGCATGGACGCTGCTACACGGCTGTCATCCCCACAAATGTGTTTGGTCCCCATGACAACTTCAGCATTGAAGATGGCCACGTGCTGCCGGGCCTAATTCATAAAACCTACATTGCCAAAA AGGAGAACAAGCCCTTGGTGGTCTGGGGCTCCGGCACTCCCAAAAGGCAGTTCATTTACTCTTTGGACTTGGCTCGCCTCTTCCTCTGGGTTTTGAGAGAGTATCCTGAGGTGGACCCCATCATCCTTTCCG TCGGGGAGGAAGACGAAGTGTCAATCAAAGAAGCGGCCGACACGGTTGTGCAAGCATTGGACTTTAAAGGCCAAGTGGTT TACGATCGCAGCAAATCGGATGGGCAGTTCAGAAAGACAGCCAGTAATGCAAAGCTGTGTGGCTACCTTCCACATTTCCACTTCACGCCCTTCAAACAAG CTCTCAAGGAAACCTGCGACTGGTTTGTTACACACTACGACACAGCTCGCAAGTGA
- the LOC133167519 gene encoding GDP-L-fucose synthase-like isoform X1, translating into MLSCAVGNCPTLITERIVNRIVKPLSCQWPDEGVGDWRLRLGGDGHTTCGERGRGRLRRSMQETQEVFRKHQPTHVIHLAAMVGGLFKNLKRNLDFWRNNIHINDNVLQAAHEVGVLKVVSCLSTCIFPDKTAYPINETMIHNGPPHESNFGYAYAKRMLDVHNRAYFQQHGRCYTAVIPTNVFGPHDNFSIEDGHVLPGLIHKTYIAKKENKPLVVWGSGTPKRQFIYSLDLARLFLWVLREYPEVDPIILSVGEEDEVSIKEAADTVVQALDFKGQVVYDRSKSDGQFRKTASNAKLCGYLPHFHFTPFKQALKETCDWFVTHYDTARK; encoded by the exons atgcttagctgtgccgtgggaaattgtccaaccttaattacggagcgcattgtaaacaggatcgtcaaaccactg AGCTGTCAGTGGCCAGATGAAGGTGTTGGTGACTGGAGGCTCCGGCTTGGTGGGGATGGCCATACAACATGTGGTGAAAGAGGAAGGGGCAGGCTACGAAG GAGCATGCAAGAGACGCAGGAAGTGTTCAGGAAACACCAGCCCACCCATGTTATCCACCTGGCCGCCATGGTGGGGGGCCTTTTCAAAAACTTGAAGCGTAACCTGGACTTTTGG AGGAATAACATCCACATCAATGACAATGTGCTGCAGGCCGCACATGAAGTAGGTGTGCTTAAGGTCGTCTCCTGTCTGTCCACCTGCATATTTCCTGATAAGACCGCATATCCCATCAATGAGACTATG ATCCATAATGGCCCACCTCACGAGTCCAACTTTGGCTATGCCTATGCAAAAAGAATGTTAGATGTCCACAACAG GGCCTACTTCCAGCAGCATGGACGCTGCTACACGGCTGTCATCCCCACAAATGTGTTTGGTCCCCATGACAACTTCAGCATTGAAGATGGCCACGTGCTGCCGGGCCTAATTCATAAAACCTACATTGCCAAAA AGGAGAACAAGCCCTTGGTGGTCTGGGGCTCCGGCACTCCCAAAAGGCAGTTCATTTACTCTTTGGACTTGGCTCGCCTCTTCCTCTGGGTTTTGAGAGAGTATCCTGAGGTGGACCCCATCATCCTTTCCG TCGGGGAGGAAGACGAAGTGTCAATCAAAGAAGCGGCCGACACGGTTGTGCAAGCATTGGACTTTAAAGGCCAAGTGGTT TACGATCGCAGCAAATCGGATGGGCAGTTCAGAAAGACAGCCAGTAATGCAAAGCTGTGTGGCTACCTTCCACATTTCCACTTCACGCCCTTCAAACAAG CTCTCAAGGAAACCTGCGACTGGTTTGTTACACACTACGACACAGCTCGCAAGTGA